One Natrinema longum genomic window, GGTTCGGGATCGGCCCGAGTTCCCCGGCGATCACGGAACGCTGGCACGGCCAGGAGTTCGATCGGCCGCTGCGACGGACGCGCGAAGTGATCGAGATCATGCGCGCGGTCTACGAGGAGGGCAACCCCGCCTACGACGGCGAGATCTTCGAGATTCCCGGCCTGGGATACGAACGGGGACCCAGCGAGAACCCGCCGCCGATCGACGTCGGCACGCTCGGCCCGAAGGCCACCGAGATGGCCGGTCGCTTCGGCGACGGCTGGGCACCGCAACTGTTCACGAGAGACGGGCTTCGGGATCGCCTCGAGGACCTGGAGCGCGGTGCCGAACTCGGCGGAAACGACCTCTCGGAGCTGCGAGTGGCCCCGATCGTCCGCGGAATCGCCTCGGAAGATCGCGAAGCGGCACGCACGAAAGCCCGCAGCACTGTCGCCTTCCTGCTCGGGGCCTACGGCCCGTATTACGGGAATTCGGTCGCCGAACAGGGCTACCCCGACGTCGTCGACGAGATACGGGCCGCCTGGGAGGAACGGGATACCG contains:
- a CDS encoding TIGR04024 family LLM class F420-dependent oxidoreductase — its product is MNAELDLLVRLGDYDRPQGVADRAVQAEDLGFDRITVGETTGWNIVPPLTLAADRTDDLGISNDVISPYGRTPSMLAQTALTMQAAADGRFRFGIGPSSPAITERWHGQEFDRPLRRTREVIEIMRAVYEEGNPAYDGEIFEIPGLGYERGPSENPPPIDVGTLGPKATEMAGRFGDGWAPQLFTRDGLRDRLEDLERGAELGGNDLSELRVAPIVRGIASEDREAARTKARSTVAFLLGAYGPYYGNSVAEQGYPDVVDEIRAAWEERDTDAMAAALPEDVLDELAPAGTPEEVREWVEEYSDIEGVDAVRVGFVNGMTEEDKRTTMEAVAELS